A genomic region of Canis aureus isolate CA01 chromosome 16, VMU_Caureus_v.1.0, whole genome shotgun sequence contains the following coding sequences:
- the SNF8 gene encoding vacuolar-sorting protein SNF8 isoform X1: MHRRGVGAGAIAKKKLAEAKYKERGTVLAEDQLAQMSKQLDMFKTNLEEFASKHKQEIRKNPEFRVQFQDMCATIGVDPLASGKGFWSEMLGVGDFYYELGVQIIEVCLALKHRNGGLITLEELHQQVLKGRGKFAQDVSQDDLIRAIKKLKALGTGFGIIPVGGTYLIQSVPAELNMDHTVVLQLAEKNGYVTVSDIKASLKWETERARQVLEHLLKEGLAWLDLQAPGEAHYWLPALFTDLYSQEITAEEAREALP; the protein is encoded by the exons ATGCATCGCCGCGGGGTGGGAGCTGGCGCCATCGCCAAGAAGAAGCTTGCcgag GCCAAGTATAAGGAGCGAGGAACTGTCTTGGCTGAGGACCAGCTGGCCCAG ATGTCGAAGCAGTTGGACATGTTCAAGACCAACCTGGAGGAATTTGccagcaagcacaagcaggagatcCGGAAGAATCCGGAGTTCCGAGTGCAGTTCCAGGACATGTGTGCCACCATTGGGGTGGATCCTCTGGCCT CTGGAAAAGGATTTTGGTCTGAGATGCTAGGCGTGGGAGATTTCTATTACGAGCTGGGTGTCCAGATTATCGAAGTGTGCCTGGCTCTGAAGCACCGGAATGGAG GTCTGATAACTCTGGAGGAGCTACATCAACAGGTGTTAAAAGGAAGGGGCAAATTCGCACAGGACGTCAGCCA AGATGACCTGATCAGAGCCATCAAGAAGCTGAAGGCGCTTGGTACTGGCTTTGGCATCATCCCCGTGGGTGGCACCTACCTCATTCAGTCTGTTCCAGCTGAGCTCAACATGGATCACACAGTGGTGCTGCAGCTGGCGGAG AAAAACGGCTACGTGACTGTCAGTGACATCAAAGCCAGTCTTAAATGGGAGACCGAGCGAGCCCGGCAAGTGCTG GAACACCTGCTAAAGGAAGGGCTGGCCTGGCTGGAcctgcaggccccaggggaggcccactACTGGCTGCCAGCTCTCTTCACTGACCTCTACTCCCAGGAGATTACggctgaggaggccagagaagcCCTCCCTTGA
- the SNF8 gene encoding vacuolar-sorting protein SNF8 isoform X2, translated as MHRRGVGAGAIAKKKLAEAKYKERGTVLAEDQLAQMSKQLDMFKTNLEEFASKHKQEIRKNPEFRVQFQDMCATIGVDPLASGKGFWSEMLGVGDFYYELGVQIIEVCLALKHRNGGLITLEELHQQVLKGRGKFAQDVSQDDLIRAIKKLKALGTGFGIIPVGGTYLIQSVPAELNMDHTVVLQLAEKNGYVTVSDIKASLKWETERARQVLVSWN; from the exons ATGCATCGCCGCGGGGTGGGAGCTGGCGCCATCGCCAAGAAGAAGCTTGCcgag GCCAAGTATAAGGAGCGAGGAACTGTCTTGGCTGAGGACCAGCTGGCCCAG ATGTCGAAGCAGTTGGACATGTTCAAGACCAACCTGGAGGAATTTGccagcaagcacaagcaggagatcCGGAAGAATCCGGAGTTCCGAGTGCAGTTCCAGGACATGTGTGCCACCATTGGGGTGGATCCTCTGGCCT CTGGAAAAGGATTTTGGTCTGAGATGCTAGGCGTGGGAGATTTCTATTACGAGCTGGGTGTCCAGATTATCGAAGTGTGCCTGGCTCTGAAGCACCGGAATGGAG GTCTGATAACTCTGGAGGAGCTACATCAACAGGTGTTAAAAGGAAGGGGCAAATTCGCACAGGACGTCAGCCA AGATGACCTGATCAGAGCCATCAAGAAGCTGAAGGCGCTTGGTACTGGCTTTGGCATCATCCCCGTGGGTGGCACCTACCTCATTCAGTCTGTTCCAGCTGAGCTCAACATGGATCACACAGTGGTGCTGCAGCTGGCGGAG AAAAACGGCTACGTGACTGTCAGTGACATCAAAGCCAGTCTTAAATGGGAGACCGAGCGAGCCCGGCAAGTGCTG GTTTCTTGGAACTAA
- the UBE2Z gene encoding ubiquitin-conjugating enzyme E2 Z: MAESPTEEAATATAGAGAAGPGASGVAGVVGVSGSGFGPPFLPDVWAAAAAAGGAGGPGSGLAPLPGLPPSAAAHGAALLSHWDPTLSSDWDGERTAPQCLLRIKRDIMSIYKEPPPGMFVVPDTVDMTKIHALITGPFDTPYEGGFFLFVFRCPPDYPIHPPRVKLMTTGNNTVRFNPNFYRNGKVCLSILGTWTGPAWSPAQSISSVLISIQSLMTENPYHNEPGFEQERHPGDSKNYNECIRHETIRVAVCDMMEGKCPCPEPLRGVMEKSFLEYYDFYEVACKDRLHLQGQTMQDPFGEKRGHFDYQSLLMRLGLIRQKVLERLHNENAEMDSDSSSSGTETDLHGSLRV, encoded by the exons ATGGCGGAGAGTCCAACTGAGGAGGCGGCGACGGCGACGGCGGGCGCCGGGGCGGCGGGCCCCGGGGCGAGCGGCGTCGCCGGTGTTGTTGGCGTTAGCGGCAGCGGGTTCGGGCCGCCTTTCCTGCCGGATGtgtgggcggcggcggcggcggcgggcggggccggggggccggggagcGGCCTGGCTCCGCTGCCCGGGCTCCCGCCCTCGGCCGCTGCCCACGGGGCCGCGCTGCTTAGCCACTGGGACCCCACACTCAGCTCCGACTGGGACGGCGAACGAACCGCGCCGCAGTGTCTACTTCGGATCAAGCG GGATATCATGTCCATTTATAAGGAGCCTCCTCCAGGAATGTTCGTTGTACCAGATACTGTTGACATGACTAAG ATTCATGCATTGATCACAGGCCCATTTGACACTCCTTATGAAGGGGGTTTCTTCCTGTTCGTGTTTCGGTGTCCGCCCGACTATCCCATCCACCCACCTCGGGTCAAACTGATGACAACGGGCAATAACACAGTGAGGTTTAACCCCAACTTCTACCGCAATGGGAAAGTCTGCTTGAGTATTCTAGG TACGTGGACTGGCCCCGCCTGGAGCCCAGCCCAGAGCATCTCTTCTGTGCTCATCTCCATCCAATCCCTAATGACTGAGAACCCCTATCACAATGAACCTGGCTTTGAGCAG GAGAGACATCCAGGAGACAGCAAAAATTACAATGAATGTATCCGGCATGAGACCATCAGAGTGGCGGTCTGTGACATGATGGAAGGAAAGTGTCCCTGCCCTGAGCCCTTACG AGGCGTGATGGAGAAGTCCTTTCTGGAGTATTACGACTTCTATGAGGTGGCCTGCAAAGATCGCCTACACCTTCAAGGCCAGACTATGCAG GACCCTTTCGGAGAGAAGCGTGGCCACTTTGACTACCAGTCCCTCTTGATGCGTCTGGGACTGATTCGTCAGAAAGTGCTGGAGAGGCTCCATAATGAGAACGCCGAAATGGACTCTGATAGCAGTTCGTCTGGGACAGAGACAGACCTGCATGGGAGCCTGAGGGTTTAg